In the genome of Pristis pectinata isolate sPriPec2 chromosome 10, sPriPec2.1.pri, whole genome shotgun sequence, one region contains:
- the glo1 gene encoding lactoylglutathione lyase, which translates to MAQELSGLTDEQAYAACSEPDPDTKDFIMQQTMLRVKDPKKSLDFYTRIIGMTLLQKFDFPSMKFTLYFLGFEDKKEIPGEKNEHTAWTFSRRATIELTHNWGTEVDENQAYHNGNSDPRGFGHLGIAVPDVYAACKRFEELGVKFVKKVDGGKMKGLAFIQDPDGYWIEILSPNQMLTIVP; encoded by the exons ATGGCGCAGGAGCTGAGTGGCCTGACGGACGAGCAGGCTTATGCCGCCTGTTCGGAGCCAGACCCCGATACCAAG GATTTTATAATGCAACAGACAATGCTGAGAGTGAAGGATCCAAAAAAATCTCTGGATTTTTATACCAGAATCATCGGAATGAC GCTGCTGCAGAAATTTGACTTTCCCTCGATGAAGTTCACACTCTACTTTCTGGGCTTCGAGGACAAAAAGGAAATCCCAGGAGAGAAGAACGAGCACACGGCCTGGACCTTCTCCAGGAGGGCTACCATTGAGCTGACGCA CAACTGGGGCACTGAAGTTGATGAAAACCAGGCCTACCACAATGGCAATTCTGACCCCAGAGGATTTG GTCACCTGGGCATTGCTGTCCCCGATGTGTACGCAGCATGCAAGCGGTTTGAGGAACTGGGAGTAAAGTTTGTGAAGAAGGTGGATGGTG GTAAAATGAAGGGGCTCGCTTTCATCCAGGATCCAGATGGTTATTGGATAGAGATTCTCAGCCCAAACCAAATGCTTACCATAGTCCCTTAG